In Rhineura floridana isolate rRhiFlo1 chromosome 4, rRhiFlo1.hap2, whole genome shotgun sequence, the sequence GCCGGCCTGCCACATACACCCCGCCTCCCCTCCACTTCAATTACTCGAGCTTAGGAAAGTGATCTGAGTGCATTCGCCGTTGCGCAAGCAGAGCTACAGGAGCCGAAGCTGGCGAATAGGGAAAAGCCCTTCTAGGAGCACCTCCCAGTCTCTGGCTTCATCTTCGCGCGGGCTCCCTTTGAGAAGGATGGCTCTGAGAGGGCGCGGGACCCCGTCGTCAGCCAACCGGGGACTCCGGGCATTGCTTCTCTTTTTCTGTGAGTATCGCTAACAGATTTTCCTGAAGAAAATATAGCAATAATCAGATCAACGCCCAGCACCTCTTTCTCCTAGCAAGTATCTCTCCTTAGGTTGTCTACCGTTACCAGCTCTGTTTTGAGGACAGTctgaggaatgggggagaaaatcaTCGCCTGTGTGTCTTGCGGGTGGGTGGTTGAGGGGAGATGAGTATAATTACCCTTCCTGATTTTGCAGGGAAGGACCCGTCGATTAGCAGGCTGGGTTGCATTGGGAAATGCCGTGCAGTTAGACAGGTAACTTCTTAAACAGATCAGACAGAAAATGCCCCGTGATGAGAAACTCCCCATTTCAACGAATCTCCTGAGCTTTGCGACTGATCCTACTCAGAAGAAAACctgatttatttagttagttagttagttagttagtttatttagtttatttatttatttagtttattggGTTCAATAGTCCTTGATAAGCGTGCCTAGGTCTGCAGCTTGAACCTGAAAGTCGCGttggctcctctctctctctcgctctctttcaTCATTCCCACCTCACCCCTTCCCAACAGATGGAGTTGCTGGCAGCGCGGCGGAGCAGGAAGCAGAGAACCTCTCCGGCCTCTCTTCTGACCCCGAAAAGGCGATTTTTGTCGTTCGTGACAATGGAACGACCTGCCTCATGGCGGAGTTTGCGGCGAAGTTCGTCGTCCCCTACGACGTGTGGGCCAGCAATTATGTGGATGTAAGGGTCTTTCTCTCCCCGCCGCCCCAACTCTAACCAACCTGGTGCATTTCATCATCCAATAAAAGAGTGGAAAGTTTCAGGTTTAATAATCCTGAAATATTTGTTTGACTTAAACTAGTGTGTGTGATGGAAGGGCGTGAGCAGGAATAATGTAGAATATGATGAGCCCAACCATGCCCCCCTTTAGTTATTGAATGTTGCTAAAGTAATGCACCTCTCCCACACACACTCGACACACAGAGAATTAAGAAAACAACAACCCACGTCTGATTTGCAAGTTGTTAAGGCTGGAATGGGAAAAGATGGTTCACGGAGAATAAACGCCCCcactctctcctccctgccccctgcccAAGAAATGTTAGCTGTCTCTCTATTGCTGGGAATTCAGAGCTCTTTGATTTGAGGTTTATATAAATGcataaagtttgctttttccatttGGGAGTGAAAAAAGAGACCCGACAATATATCATTGCTCATCTCCATCCTCCGGGGCGGGGAGAGTCTATTATGAGTAATTCTTCTCCTTGGTTCCGAATAGTACAATCCAGTCATTAATTCTCTGATCCTACACCCTTCTATATTCATTTCATCTGttatgggttgttgtttttatagcAGCATTGGGGAGCCCACCACGTCCCCCCTAATGGTCTCTTTAATAGCATGTCGTCTCAGATAAAACCATTAATTCAacataaaaaagtaaataaatgatTTTTGTTGGGGCTTCGTTTGTTTGAGCCTCTTGTGCTCCTGTCCGCCTCCAGCTGATCACAGAGCAAGCCTATATCCCGCTTTCTCGGGGAGCAGAAGAGCTGGGGAAATGCGGCAGCAATGAATCCGAGCTGCAGATTTCGTGGATGGACAGAGCTTACACCCTCCGACTTTACTTCGTCAAGGTAAAGAAGGACGAGCCGCGGGTCACTCACTGCCTTTGTCTCAAAGAGTAAAGAAAGGACAAGAAAGAGTCAAggatgggaggggagagaaaatgaCGACACCCTCAAATCAGGATGGCATTTTATTTGTCAAATTTTATGTCGCGCCCATCCGTCAGTAAAGGCCCACAACGCGGCCCGCTTGTATTTCCGCCCGCTTGTCAATGTCCTTATGCCGTGTCAGTTTCAGATCTGAGAAATTGACCAGACTccggctttttaaaagaaaagaaaggagacCGCGGcgcagagttctcaaagaacagCCAAAGTTCTCGGCTGGCCTaacatggagtgtgtgtgtgtggcggaGTCCGAGGGGAAGGAGCTCTTATCAACCATTTTGTCTTTTCTTCCCCCTTCCACgttcccctttccctccttcgcctcctcctcctccccgaaATCGGCAGGAGAGCCGCAACACAAGCGCAGGCCCAGAGGCCTGGTGGAAAATGAGCAAAGTCCAGTTTGTTTACGACAGTTCCGAGCGCACCTACTTCAGAGACGCCGTCAACAGTGAGTGCTGGCCTCGAGAGAGGCCTAGCGGCGGGTGCGTGTTGTGAGTGTTTGGACAAGGGATCCCTTAGTGGTAGATCAGGATGAGAGAACATGACCTTGGGGGCTCCATCTTCcctgggaaaaaaggggggggggatggcgggcCTGAGGATGCAACGAACAACATAACATACAAGGGCATTAAATGCAGACGCCGTTTTGCTGGAGATTCCCGTTCAGGTGCGAGAAGTCCCGGTTTCTTCCCAGACCTGTGAATTTTTTGTCCCACTTCGCTCCCTTCTGTGCTTTCCGTGCAGAGTCGCCTCTTCAGATTCGCCCGCTTATCCTCCCTTCTACCAGATTCCTCCAGCACCACCCAGTCTCCAAGCCCGCACTGCGGATAAAACCGCATCCCTGCATTAAACTCCCCGCCGAGCTCTCCTTGACCCTAAAATCCCCCCTGCCTTGGGTGTAATCAACACATGTCCTGACTGAAGTGGATTTAGGCAGGAGATTCCCAGCCTTTCTTCTCTTTCTGCCTTTTTCTTGGATTTCAAGGGAACGTGCTTCTTTGACTGGCCTTTTCCTTTGCTGCGTGCAGAAGTGGCCAGATTAAAAAAACATCCCTCTGCCCTTAGCAGCTGATGGCTAACAGGAACACACTTTTCAAAAGTAACCCATTGGACAGTTTGCCAGACATAAGACTTGAGCCAATTTCTGGCCCATTGGGTCAGTTCTGTGCCTGCTGAAATAGCTGACTAGCATGACATGTTACAAAAAATTGAGGGTGCAACCCTATGCCTATCTACCTGAAAGTAAACTGCATTAATCCCAGTGGaacttaacttctgagtagatgtgtctAGGACTGCATTGTAAGGTTGCAGTCAACCTCAACTGAACTCAGTTAAGACTTactttctaagtaaacatgcttatGATTGGGCTGCAAGTCTCTCCTATTTGTAGCAGGGTTATCTACAACTGAAGACTGAAGTGGTAAATTAATGaaatttaaatattaaaactCCAATAGAGTTGTTTCTCTGGCATATTAACCAGAAAGTGCAAAATAGTAAATTAATAACCAGAGCTACCACTTCTCAGATCATTCTCTTCAGCATTCTCTACTCCACTCATTATTACAGCAAAGCACCAGAACGACAATAAGGCTTGTCATTTTCTCAAAAACGAAACATGTGCTTTTAAATCTCAGGCCCACAAATTAATGCTGGTCCCATGATTCAACTAAAGCTCTGTTTGATGAATCTGCCGCCCCCGTGGATTAAATCTTTTACCTCTAATTTATGATTGGTATGTAAACTATTTTGAATTTTTCAGAATCAGGTTTGTAAGTATGGATGCATTTAATATGACAAGCACTTCTGAATGCAGAGGGTGGGCTCCTAAATCTGTGTTATCCACTGAAATGTGACCAACAAAACTAGCTTCCATTTTTTTATTCTTCTTGTTGTCACTTGGACTTTGGAACTGctctttttaatgctgtttaaaaaattaagcaATCTCAGTTTTCCCTTCCCTGAAATGGTGGTGATTGCATGACACTAAAAATTCCTGACTATATCCAAATGCTCTAAAACTgtgaagttattattattattgttttgttttgttttgttggtgtAATTTAAAAGCACAGGCTCTGTTTCATTTTCTAGCATTTTTCTCTCACTCATCTTCTTAGATGCTTTCCTGGTGCTTGTATTTGTTGCTGTGTGTATCTGCAGTGCAGAATGTTTCAGgagagactctctctctctctctctctctctctctctctttgtcgcATTGAGGCAAACAAAAGTCACATCCAGTGTTTATACATTCCAGCACTTTTGAATATTTTTGGCAGCAATTTCTAACATTTGGATGCTTTAAGCCAAAATTTTAGTTATCTTTTTTCTAAGTGTAAAATGTGGGGAAAGTCAtactcatttaaaaataaaagtataaGGGAAAATCAGGATTTGTTTTCAGAATGGTTTGAAAGTCCATCACTCTTCTGATAATAGAATTCAATGGGACTCATCATCGCATGCAACCAGAGCTTAGCTGTGGCTATTTTTCAAAAATACAAGttcacatatttactcagaagtcattCTCAATGAGTTCAATAGCACTCCcaaatgagtataggattgcagccttggagtTCAATCCAGAAAAAGGCAAAAGAAGTTCggtgccattgatttcaatattcttttttctttctgggTTTCAGCTCTACATATTAAGATTTCTGTGTTTAATCACATAAGCATCATGCAGATTTCAATGGCATTGCTTGTACTTAAAATTAAGCACATTTATTATCTGTGTATGTTTCAGGTTTTATGCTGTATATTtttcatccctgattattgattTATATACAATTTTGCTATGCATTACTTTGCTACAAAAGCCAGCACTGTAATTGGCTAGAGTGTTTAAGATTGCATGGAAATCCGATTTTTCAAACCCTCTGTCAACTGCAATGCGTGCTGAGTGGCTTTGGGAAAGTCACAGTCTCTGTCCCAGACTAGTTTTATCTCGCAGGGCATGTTCCAGGCTAAGATGCTGCCCTGAGGAAGATACAAAGATAATAATCCTTACGGGACATAGAGTGAGTGATAACATTTTGCATGATGCAGTGGGGATACCAtcagcaatttaaaaaagaaaagaaagaaagctgtcaTTTTTATTTGCTATGCCATTTGTGTAGAGAGATGAACCTAGTGAAAGAAAGCTATTGCTAGCAATTCTGTTCTGGCTAAGCTGCATTTCTGTTTAGTAATTGGTTTGCTTTCGCCTAATCATCATAGTTGCCTCCATAGCAAAAACACGTTAGTCCTTCACCTGCAAACAACTTCTTCAGTCCCCAATAGGAAGTCAGGCACACGTTGCTTACATCTGGGCACACTCATGGTGGTGTGAACTACCATGAGAACATCCTAATGTGGGACCAtagtgagggagaggaggactgAAGAAGGTCATGAAGGAAATGTTCACACTCTGCATTGTGATTCTGTACAGTCCTTACCATTTATAAATATTTTGACAAAAGTATGGGGCTCTTTGCCCATAATTTCCCTAAGTGTTGGCAATTCTATATGTGGATATTTCTTcattaaatacacacacagagagggggggagagagagagagagagtgatggaTAAGAACAAGACTTGCAGTATAAATGCATTGAAAATGTTTCTTGACCTTTTCTCAAGCCTAGAAAATCAGGAGAGTTTTTGGTCTCACCAGAGTGTAAAGTATACATGAAACTGACACACTGCTAGGTGGGTCAAAGGAAATGAGAGCCCTGCCTCCATTCTTACCCAGTCTGGCCAACATAAATTGTTTGGGTGCAATCCCAATGTGAAGACTAAGGGTGCAGTCCATACCCCATCGAAAA encodes:
- the LAMP5 gene encoding lysosome-associated membrane glycoprotein 5; protein product: MALRGRGTPSSANRGLRALLLFFYGVAGSAAEQEAENLSGLSSDPEKAIFVVRDNGTTCLMAEFAAKFVVPYDVWASNYVDLITEQAYIPLSRGAEELGKCGSNESELQISWMDRAYTLRLYFVKESRNTSAGPEAWWKMSKVQFVYDSSERTYFRDAVNTGKHTSTTHHLSTLVTPAGKSYRCQAQQTITLTSSDHQKSVALLLSEVRLQPFDISSDFVFSEEHKCPVDQREQLQETLPLVLGFILGLVIVITLGVYHLHLKMTATQVQIPRDRSEYKHMG